GGGCTTGCCCGTGCCAGAATTGCCGGGGCGTGTAACGGACGAGTACAGTTATATTTTGCAGCGTACGGTCAAACGATTCATAGAGCAGCGCTACTTGCAGGTACAGTTGTCAGAAAAAAAATATAAGCTGAAGGCCATGGAAATGATGGCGCTACAGTCGAATATTAACCCGCATTTCTTGGCAAATACGCTTCGGACAGTTTTTTGGAAATCCATGGATTTAACAGGCGGCCACAATGAAGTCAGCGGGATGATCGATCATTTATCTGAGGTTGTCCAGTACTCGATTAGTGATTCCGACAAAACCGTTACACTGAAAGAGGAAATTTATCACACGAATCATTACATTCAAATTTTGAATGTAAGGTATCGGGGGAAGTTTCATTTTAGCTGGGAGTTTGAGGAAAGCTTGACGGCGAGTAGGGTAATGAAACTGCTCTTTCAGCCGATCATTGAGAATGCCATTTATCACGGAATTAAAGAAAGCAATCGATTTGGTTATATTAAAGTAAGGCTGCGACGAAAAGGGGACATGCTGCATATCGCGATTATTGATACGGGCATCGGGATGCGAAAAGAACGCCTACAGCAGGTGCGTAAAGGGCTGCACCGTGAAGAAACAGGTGGGCATATCGGCATTTATAATACGTATAAACGGCTGCAACTAAATCATGGCGATATATTCAGCTTCGCGATCTTCAGTAAGTATGGCTGGGGAACGGTCATTCGGATGGAGTTCCCGATTCTGACGGAGGGCACGGAGGCAGAGGTGTTTGAGCAAACAATTTAGGGTAAGTCATTTATATCTCAAGGTAGCTTACCTGGCGCTGCTGCACTCCATGCTGTATCTGCTGAAGGCGACACTAGCATTGCGCCGGAGGGCAATTTATCATGCTTGTGTATTCGGAACGTTCAGTTTGTTTTGGACTACAGTTCCGTTGGTATTGACAAGTCCTCCGTTCCATTTCACTCAGAACCATCGTCATCTTTTCCGGGCTGCTTCCCTTGCTGGTTCCATCAAGTTATGCACTCGCAGTCCCCATCCTCGTAGTTGCGGCGATTTTACTTGACATGCAACATGATTCTCGGGCAGCGGGTGATTTTCTCTTTAGGAGCGGAATTTCGCAATAGGCTTAAAGGTTTGTATATGGCCATTTTCTTTTTAGGGGGCGCTATCGGCTCAGCAGCAGGAGGGGATGGGCTTACGCAACGGGGGGCTGGGAGGCGGCATTGCTGATCGGAATCGCCTTACTGGGCATTGCAGTGGCGTATTATGCGACGGAGTTTTCGAGATTAAGGAAGGAAAATCTCATTGATTGAGGAGCACAGTTGTGTAATTCACACGTTCTAAACTAACTGGGAACGTTAGCTTAATCATTTCTCGAATACACCGTGGAGTTTGGAGGCTACATAATGTCTGTTGGTGTGTTTAGAATGAATCAAAAGGATAATTCATTTGAACTAGGTTTTGAAATACCAATATCTAGCGAAGAATTCTTTATAAAGTTTTGGCAACCAGCTATTGAGGAGTTAAAAATTTACGGTATTGGTATTTGACCCTGAGTGTACTTCGTACTGAGGCGCTCGTTTATTTACAGCTGAAATTTATCCATCTACAGGAATCTAACGAGAAACTTTATTGAGTTAAAAACAGGGAGCAGAATGCCGCGGGGATTTCCAAAAAGTGCGTGGCGATGACAATCAGAAGCAAAACAAACGAAGGAACGCTTGTTCAAGTGTGTTGTGACGAAGCCGCAGACCATTTTATTCTCTAAAGTCTTCGGCTAAAATCAAAAAACGCGCCTGAACCATGGTGGTTTTGCGCGTTTTGGCGGGACGAATCCGGTGTCAGGACGGAATATTCATAGCGGTCTGAATATTTTTAAGATCGAGCTGAATTTGCTCTGGAATATGGTAGGGATGGTATAGGCCCCGCTGCATCATGTAGTTTGTTATCTTTTCATGGGAGTCTATAGCTTCGTCGAGCTGTTTCATCAAAACTTGCTTGATTTCGGGGGTGGCACATTCGGTTACGGCCATGGCGTAGTTTCTGACTCCGCTCTTGGCGTTCATCAAAAAATCCATTGCGATAACGTCGTCGGTTAGCGTATGAAGCCCTGTCATGTGTTCTACTATTGTATTCATGTTTTATCTCCTATAAGAGTCACTTTAGACAGCACTCCACCGAGCTCCTGAAGCTGCTGTTGTGATAATTGCACGTCTTGCTGCAAAATTTGTATGAGCTCCGGGTCGGTTACCAGAGCTTGCATGGTTTTGGATTTGGTCAAGCAAACGGTCTTGAACGCAGCCATTTCATGAACCGCCAGCATCTCATGCAAGGCGTAATTGGAATTCATTTGGATTGTCCTCCCATTTATTCATCCATATTCAAGGTTTTAAGACGACTTTGATGCAATCGTCCGTTTTCGTATCGAACACTTCATAGCCGCGCTTGGCCTCGCTGAGCGGAATGACGTGCGTAACAACGTCTCCAGGGTCTACTTTCCCCGACGTAACCAACTCGTACATATACGGCATATAATGAATGACCGGAGCTTGTCCGGAACGGATATTCACGTTGCGCTGCATGATGTCGCCGAACGGGAATCCGTTATAGCGTCCGCCATATACCCCAGTGACTTGGATGGTCCCGCCTTTGCGGACAGCCTGAGACGCAATGATAAATGCGCTCATGGTGCCGCCTTGCAGTTTCAAACCGCTGGCTAGAAATTCGAGATCGCTCATCTTGCCGTCCATTCCTACCGCATCAATCACGACATCGGCGCCGCCTTTGGTCATTT
Above is a genomic segment from Paenibacillus sp. HWE-109 containing:
- a CDS encoding spore coat protein encodes the protein MNTIVEHMTGLHTLTDDVIAMDFLMNAKSGVRNYAMAVTECATPEIKQVLMKQLDEAIDSHEKITNYMMQRGLYHPYHIPEQIQLDLKNIQTAMNIPS